One Trichomycterus rosablanca isolate fTriRos1 chromosome 12, fTriRos1.hap1, whole genome shotgun sequence DNA window includes the following coding sequences:
- the epc2 gene encoding enhancer of polycomb homolog 2 isoform X2 — MSKLSFRARALDAAKPLPVYRNGDIPDVTDCVSISRGVPQMPTGMEKEEETEHHLQRAICAQQVFREKKDCMVIPVPEVEGKITYYDRLYKEDFRQPKLLIHIQPLGFDSEQPDYDMDSEDETLLNRLNRKMELKPLQFEIMVDRLEKASANQLVTLQEAKALLNEDDYLLKSVYDYWVRKRKNCRGPSLIPQIKQEKRDGSTNNDAYVAFRRRTEKMQTRKNRKNDEASYERMLKLRREFSRAVTILEMIKKREKSKRELLHLTLEVVEKRYQMSDFGGDILSEVSASLSEKQVYQTPICLPNGNRHKTEHKIKSHKSVPKHHSHHFPVKTESQFSFPRIQKKDNRRLKLEPLHQHVVTKADIKQYDFHSSGEEENLLSPSSEPDEENDPDGGFVFRRKAGCHYLAPLTQQSCAPVPGQAGLDALCRRNSLTALSVPRRCIGVIRRRLGRGGRVLLDRTSTDLDRVLSHIDPDTSCPPFEPPVLMDTQTNTHSPASSREKPQRSLTELLSDIQACRWRYYRPRLLQSERRESRTDLNNRREGAMTNGLKKSGSGITEEQFQSHQQQLAQMRQQQLAQLQQKQGLQQNSLSEQLHSQKVPPSDCLSKTLDSASAQFAASAVVSGQNKELKLHSTGLNGMLLNSEINMNQRGWH, encoded by the exons ATGAGTAAACTCTCGTTCCGAGCGCGGGCGCTAGACGCCGCCAAACCTCTACCGGTTTACCGCAATGGAGACATTCCCGACGTTACCGACTGCGTCTCCATCAGCCGTGGTGTGCCGCAGATGCCCACTGGCATGGAGAAAGAGGAGGAAACG GAACACCATCTCCAGAGAGCCATCTGTGCCCAGCAGGTGTTTAGGGAGAAGAAAGACTGCATGGTCATCCCAGTGCCCGAGGTTGAAGGCAAAATCACTTACTATGACCGCCTGTACAAAGAAGACTTTCGCCAGCCCAAACTGCTCATCCATATTCAGC CACTCGGATTTGACAGCGAGCAGCCCGACTACGACATGGATTCAGAAGATGAAACGTTGCTTAACCGACTCAACCGGAAGATGGAGCTTAAACCTCTCCAGTTTGAAATTATGGTAGACCGACTGGAGAAAGCCAGTGCCAACCAG CTGGTCACACTGCAGGAAGCCAAGGCGCTGCTGAATGAGGACGACTACCTGTTAAAGTCAGTGTACGACTACTGGGTAAGGAAGAGGAAGAACTGCCGCGGCCCTTCGCTCATTCCACAGATCAAGCAGGAGAAGCGTGATGGCTCCACCAACAACGATGCCTACGTTGCTTTCCGGCGGCGCACAGAGAAGATGCAGACGAGAAAG AATCGCAAGAATGACGAGGCGTCGTATGAGAGAATGCTGAAATTAAGGCGAGAATTCAGTCGTGCTGTCACCATCCTAGAGATGATTAAGAAGAGAGAGAAGAGCAAGCGCGAGCTACTGCACCTTACACTGGAGGTGGTGGAGAAAAG GTACCAGATGAGCGACTTCGGAGGAGACATTCTGAGTGAGGTCTCGGCGTCTCTCTCAGAAAAGCAGGTCTACCAAACTCCTATATGTCTACCCAACGGAAACAGGcataaaacagaacacaaaattAAG TCCCACAAGTCTGTGCCAAAGCACCACTCGCACCACTTTCCAGTCAAGACCGAATCGCAGTTCAGCTTTCCCCGCATACAGAAAAAAGACAACCGGAGGCTCAAGCTGGAACCACTGCATCAACATGTGGTCACCAAAGCTGACATTAAGCAGTACGATTTTCACAGCTCTGGGGAGGAGGAGAACCTACTG TCTCCGTCATCCGAGCCGGATGAGGAGAACGACCCAGACGGAGGCTTTGTTTTTAGACGGAAAGCTGGCTGTCATTACCTTGCT CCTCTTACACAGCAGAGCTGTGCTCCCGTGCCAGGTCAAGCAGGCCTTGATGCACTGTGTAGGCGGAACTCCCTCACAGCTTTGTCTGTGCCACGCCGCTGCATAGGGGTGATACGCAGACGACTGGGCCGTGGTGGCAG GGTACTGCTGGACCGGACCTCAACCGACCTGGACAGAGTCCTCAGCCACATAGACCCCGACACGTCCTGCCCTCCTTTTGAACCCCCGGTGCTCATGGACACCCAGACAAACACGCACAGTCCTGCATCATCCAGGGAAAAACCTCAACGCTCACTGACTGAGCTGCTCAGCGACATCCAAGCCTGCAGATGGAGATACTACCGTCCACGACTGCTCCAAAGCGAAAGGAGAGAAAGTCGGACGGATCTGAATAACAGGAGAGAAGGAGCGATGACCAACGGTTTAAAGAAAAGTGGTTCGG GGATAACAGAGGAGCAGTTTCAATCCCACCAGCAGCAGTTGGCTCAGATGCGACAGCAGCAATTGGCCCAGCTTCAGCAGAAACAAGGCCTGCAGCAGAACTCACTGTCTGAACAGTTACACTCACAA